The genomic interval GTCATGCGGGGCATTCATGGTATAAATTCATGAACCTGGCCTCctcagaaagggaagggaggtgtCTTCTCTAAGCCATCTGCGCAGGGCTCCCAAGGACCGGACGTGTGGGAAGGGGACCAGGCTGTGGCTCAGGGCGAATGGATGTGGTGAGGCCGGCACGGGAACCCCGAGCAGCTGCCAGAATGTGAGTAGCCCACCTCTCCTGGCTACGTCAGCGGGAGCCTAGAAACAAACGCTCCCTGGggccctgcctctggcccctctcCACCTCCTGCTGCAAGGGACTGTGACAGCCAGAattggggcctggggcctggtttCCCCCTGTTACCCCGGGTGGTCTTGTGCCCAGGTGTGCTCTGACAGGGATCTCATCACCTCCCCTGCAGCTGATGTGGCCGTTAGccaattctttcttctgttgtAATTTGTCTCTGCAACTCGTACCTGTTGGTTCCTCTGGGCCGTAGGCTCCAGGACAGGGGTGGCATTTACTCCGTGCGCTGTCCCCAGGTGCCCAGAAGAGCGCCGACACACGTGAGCACTCGGAACAGCTTTGTcgaatgggtggatgggtgggtggtcCCAGCTGAGCCAGGAGTTACTCAGAACAAGCGCAAGTTTCTCACGTTGGCTGTTACTTCCACTGTTTAAAGAGAAGGCTCATGTCCTGTCTCACCACCACGCAGCTGCACCTTCCAAGGCCGACAGCCACTCCTCATGTGACCTGTGTCAGGccctcacctccttccctgcCACAGAATCCTCCCCGGCAGCtcactgcctctcctctcccctcggAGTGTGAGTTCCAGTGCCAGTGCAGGCGGATGTGGATTATGACCCACGTCCGGTCACGTGGGCTCTCCGAGCGTGGCctgtgagggtcagagagaagccAAGCCATCCCTGCCCTCTGGGACTGCAGGCCCTGGTCAGCAAGATGTCGGAGAGCTCTCAGCGTTCTGTCCTCTGCCCATCCACACCTCCCACACGGCCTCGGCCAGGTGGGCGCAAGTGTCTGTGGCAGTGGCCGGCCGAGTCTCGGGCGTCGATGTGTACGCTCAGAACTCTGCTCTCTGTCATGCTTCCTGACAGAGTCTGTCGCTCATAGACTGTCACCCTCATTTCATCTTGATTTATTAACAGGCCTAATGGGTTTGGGGAGCAGCTGTCTCCTAGGGATGGGACCATCAATCTAGGAGATGGCTGTGGAGCTCTGCTCCTCCAGCAGCCTTgggagggaggagccagggaTGGGGGGTGTGGTCATAAGGGCAGAGGCCAGATAGCCAGATGGGTGCTTCCAGTCCTGGGCCCCTTGAGCTCAGAGCCACCCACACCAGgctctcctgcttccttcctgccccttccctctctgtccctccatcacAACATGAAGTCTGGGGCATCACTCGTTTCTCTTGAACTTGCCAACTTGGAGACCAGGCCAGAACACTTGCCCTTCCCTCTCCACTCCTGAGGACATAGCCCAGCACCtaccctgtgtcctcacagggattggggtggggggcgccgaAAGTCCCTGGTGGCTCCCACTTCCACCGCCTCTTCCTAAGCTTTGCCGGGGCTCGTCCGCCCAGAGCCGGCCCCCACTGTGTTCCAAGCCCAGGCTCTGTTCCTGGGACGTCTGCTCCGGGGCATCGTGTGCCCTTCCTCCAGAGAGCTTCTCAGCTCTGAGCGGTGTGCTCATCACATGCTGCTCCGATGAATGGCCCTCTTCCCCCTGACTGGAGCCTGCGTGTCCCGAGAGCAGGGTGGGGCCTGGCACCCAGCAGACGCTTGGTCAGGATCCAGGGGGCGaatgaagccccccccccccccggctttcCCGTGCTGGCAAGTCACATAGCTGTGTGAGCATCCGACAGAGCAGTGCCGGTGTGGCCAATGGGTGTGGGGCTCACCCAGGGTGGCCCCCAGGTGAGACTGTCCCCTCCAGGGCCTTATCCAGGAGCTAAAGCCCCACGATGTggccactttttaattttcccgGAATTGCCTCCCAAGAGCCTCTTGTGTCTTCGTTCCTGGATAGGACCCAGCATCTAGCCCCTGGAGGTAGATCTGATTTTTGGAAATAGACTTGAGTAAGGCAGCAAGGTGGGGTGACCGCATGGTGATGCAAACCTAATTATAGCTAGAAGATTGTAAGATAAATTTTCTTATCTCCCACAGCCATGCCTTTGTAACCATCCTGAAAGTTCTAGAAAATGCCCTATGCCGTCATTGACGTAAAGACCCAGCCCCGAGACAGTGACTCCAGACTGTCAGTAGCTGTACTGTCGGGGCGGAGGCTGCCCACGAATTCATGTGCTTTAAAAACTCCCgtctcttgcctttggggaacCTCCAGAAATATGTGTATTCGCAGGAAGGACAACACCTTCCCGCCGTCAGGGCTGTCCCGACCGCTCACCCTGGAACCAGCAAGCCTGCCCGTCCTACACCTGGCCGGAGATGTAGCGTTGAGGACgaaggggggcagaggggcactACCAGCATCCAGGGCTGGAGGCAGCAGTGACTGGGAGTTGccagccctcttcctcctcccccaccgcGCCCAGGGCTCCGAGCCCGAGCCCCAGGGCCAGCTTCTCCACTAGCCTGTTTCCAAGCTAGTCACACCAGGTGACGAGGTGACACCTGAAATGGTGGTGGCAGAGCAGGTTTTGACTCTTGCCTTACAGCGGCTGACCCCGGGGCGCAACCTATGGCCGAACCGCCTGCtgcagcctcttttttttttttttttttttaattttatttaaatccaagttagttaacatagagcggaataatgatttcaggagtacaatgtagtgattcatcacttacatgtaacacccagtgctcatcccaacgagtgacCTTAATGCCCGTcttccatttagcccatcccccacccaacacccctccagcaaccctgtttgttctctgtatttaagagtctcctccgttttgtccccctccctgtttttcccttatttttccttcccttcccctgtgttcgtcttttttgtttcttaaattccacatatgagtgaaatcatatttatctttctctgactgatttcgcttagcataatacactctagttccatccatgttgtatcaaacggcaagatttcattctttttgatcaccgactAATATTCCAcaatgtatacaccacatcttctttatccattcaccagtcgatgagcatttgggttgcttccatagtttggaaTAGCTAATCACCAGGcggccccaggcccccacccccaccccagccccagactGCCAAGCCCTGTGTTGTAACCCTTTCTGGCACCAGATAGACTCCCTGGCACACAGGGGCCTCCgcctccaccctgccccagcGCACTTCTGTGCTGTGGTTCTTCCACACGGATCTCTGCCCTACACACCCCTCCTGCACTCACCTCCAGAGATCGGATGAGCCAGGCTGGCAGGGTTCTGGGCTGCCCTgtagcccctccccaccctccagagGGTTAATCCAGAGGCAGTTCTCCAGGCTAAACCCCACAGGAGGGGCTGGGTCGCCATTTTCGCCTTGACCGACCAGAGCACGGAAGGAAGAGGGGCCATGTCTCTGAGCAGCGAGAGTTGTGGGGCACTCAGAGTCAGGAGCGGCCAGAGCGGGCTGAAGAGGAAACAAATCATCTTCTTTATTGGCAATTTGCACaggcctcttccttcccctcccccccccccccccccccccgccgccacccaCCCTGGCTGCTGTCCCTGGTGTCAGACATTTCTGATTAAAAGTGATAGATGATGTTTCTGTCCATTGCTCTCCCAAGTGTCATTGTGGGAAGACACTGGTCCGGCTTTCTGTGAGTCCCAGGAGAAAGGCCACTTCCTTCCAGGGAGCCAGGGAGTGGGATGTGGCCTGAGGGGATGGCAGGGAGGGACCCTGTGCCTGTGACGGGCTGGGGAGGAGAGTTGCATGTCTGGGAACCGGCCTCTTTCAGCCCGctgtccctttccctgctctcctgtGTGGCCCAATGAGAGACATAACTATCCTGGGGGACAGGCTAGAGAGGCCATCAGGTCTGGTCTGAATAGACACACGGGTTAGGGGACACCAGTGGTGCCTGTGTGTGTCGATGGCTAACAGTGAGGGTTCTGGGCAATCTGGATAGCAGATGCAGGaagccagagacacagaggggCACCAGCCGGATGTAGAAGTGTGTCTGCCTTCAGGAGCTTGCGTACTGGAGCCCCAGCCGATGAGCCCGGCTCCGGGTATAAGACCTTAGGAGGGCTGTTGTAAAAGGCTGCCGGGTGAGGCCAGTCGGGGCCCTGTTTGCTCTGAACAGATGGTCCTAGGCCCCCTTCTGTCCTATAGGTAACCTGGGTCAGAGGTACTCCCTTGTCCCCTACCTCTGCCACCAGGCCCAGGACCGCAGAGCCGTGTGCCATTTGCCTCCTGCCTTGACGCCAGCAGCTCAGAGGGCTCAGCTCTTCCCAGCCTTGGTCTTGGTGccatctcccccccacctcctgcctggtGTAGGCCCCTGGGTGCCCACCTCTGTGCAGAACTACCAGCGCActttcccactccccaccccctcagatGCAGGTGCCCGTGGCCCAGGAGGACTCCCCCTCCCAGAttttctgtgccccttcccccccaccagcccctacTCCCCATGCATACATTCTCTAAGCCAAGGGAGGGAGTGTGAGCACAAGTTCCGACCTAGGCCTGCTCCAAGAGAAGCCCCCTAAGGGAGCTGGGCAGTGCCTGGGCGGGCACATGCTGACCGCCCCATGCAGCCCCCTCTCATGCCCAGGCCCCCCAAGAGATCCATTCCCTTATTCGCTGGGGAGGGGTAGCGTGGTCTGCAGCCACGGCTGACCTGCCCCACAACACGGTCATCAGGGTCACGTGAACTCCAGGATTCCCCTGGCGCTCTGGTCCCTGGGCAGGTGCCACCAAAACGACTACTCCCCAGGGAAGGGCCGGTTCCCGCTCAGCTGGCCGACTGCCCTCTTGTTTTTCAGCTTTTGCCATCATGATCGTGCTGGCCCTGGTCCGCATCGGGAACGGGCACAGAGAGGGGCACCCGCCCCTGGCTGACTTCTCCGGGATCCGGAACCTGTTTGGGGTGTGCGTCTACTCCTTCATGTGCCAGCACTCGCTGCCATCCCTTGTCACACCGGTGTCTTCCAAGCGCCACCTCACACGCCTGGTCTTCCTGGACTACGTGCTGATCCTCGCCTTCTACGGCCTTCTCTGCTTCACCGCCATCTTCTGCTTCCGCGGCGACAGCCTCATGGACATGTACACCCTCAACTTCGCGCGCTGCGATGTCGTGAGCCTGGCTGCCGTGCGCTTCTTCCTGGGCCTTTTCCCTGTCTTCACCATCAGCACCAACTTCCCCATCATCGCCGTGACCCTCCGCAACAACTGGAAAACACTTTTCCACCGTGACGGGGGCACATACCCCTGGGTGGTGGACCGCGTGGTGTTCCCCACCATCACCCTGCTGCCCCCGGTGCTGGTGGCCTTCTGCACCCACGACCTGGAGTCCCTGGTGGGCATCACGGGGGCCTACGCAGGCACAGGCATCCAGTACGTCATTCCCGCCTTCCTGGTGTACCACAGCCGCAAGGACACCCAGCTGGCCCTGGGCTACGGGACCATCAACAAGCACAGGTCCCCTTTCCGCCACGCCTTCTGGGTGGGCTTTGTGCTGCTCTGGGCTTTCTCCTGCTTCTTCTTTGTCACTGCCAACATCGTCCTCAGTGAGACCAAGGTCTGATGGCAAAATGTGCCCAGTGACGAGAGAGGCGGGGGCTCCACTCTGGCCCCATCACTCACCTTCCCGCCTGCAGAGCCAAGAGCTAGTTCCTTCCCAGGGTTGCATGGGGCAGGCGAGGCCAGACTTGCGGAGGGCACCCTCCACGTCTCCTGCTAGGGGTCTTATCTCCACCCAGGATCCCACGCAGTCCGCGCCTCGCTTCACTCGCCAGGGCGGCCTGTCTCCCAGGCCCCCTGCCTGGGGCTGCCCCTGGCCAGCCTAGCTGCACAACCTGGGCACACAGCCGTCCCAGTTCCAGGACTGGTTACTGCTTTACTTGCCAGGAGCGGGCTCCTCCCACCGCACAGTAGGGACGCAGTGCTGGCCCTCCCGTTATTTATACCAGAGGCCACATCCCGTCCTCCtctgtcctgcccctcctgcatcCTCGTCTGGGAAAACTCCACTCGTAGCTGCTGCCTTTTTGGGGCAAATCCCAGGCCCTAACTCTCCTCCCCACCAGGACTGCCAGTGACAGGCAGGTCCCACCTTCCCCTCAGGCCTGGAGTGGCCAGGTGCCACTCCACTCCCCAGAGAAGGCCTGGCCAGCCTCGATGACAACAGGAAGTGCTGATAGGCACCAGGGTCCCTTGACTGTGGCTCTGAGGGCCCTTGCTGTGGGTGCCAGCACCTGGCTGAGCTCCTGAACCAGGGGTGACTCAGGAGCATCAGGCAGGAGCAGTCCTTCCTCGGGGCACAGCCACCTGGCAGCCAGTTTAAAGCCCAGAGCCTGTGACCCCTCAAAGGGATTCTCTGCTCTCCTGACTGCCCCACTGGGGCCCTCAGGGTCTCCTGCAGTACAGGGGGGCGGTGCATAAGGACCACTAAAGGGAGCTACCCCCACCCACCATCACGGTGGCTTGGGGGCACCCTGGGCATGTAGCGGTGAGCAGGCTGTGCCTCCCACCCTGTCAGAGGTCAGGTCTGCGAAGCAAGAGCAGGCTTGGCTGTCCCTGCTCCCACTCCAGCACTAAATGTGGCTCACGTGGCTCCCTTTTGAGCCAGGCTCTGGGTGCTCTGTTCATACTCTCTGTGACCTTTGGGTGCTGTGGAGTGAGATGGGGCATCAGCCACCGTTCTCATGGAAGGAGGGGTGGCTTCCTGGCCACCTCACCAGCTCTTCCGTGGTCCCCTCCCTATCACAGGCATGCGTGTACCTGCTGGGCCAGCCCTTCTCGGAAACACAGGTGACTAGCGAACTCTGCATTTTCAATGTGCCTTCCGCTTCAGGACCTGGGGGTCCTTCCTGACCCTCCCTGGCGTGCCCCCAACCCTGGGCCTGGCCCCACCTATCCTGGAGCCCAAAGCAGCTTGACCTAGAGCTGCCTCTCTGGGGTGGGGTCTcaagcccccaccccatccccctttTGATTTTAGTGCCTTGCTCAGCTCTCATTAGGGGATCTCCGCAGCCTTCCCTGCATGGCGCAGTGTTCGTACCTTGGTCGGAGCGACACCACCGGGTGTCCTGGGGCCCTTGGTGGTCTccgaaggagagggaggaggacctGGGGAGTCCACAGGCAGTGCTatccccgccccagcccctggctgcccCAGCCTGTGAGAACCCCTGGTCGTGATTGGCCATGGTCTGCTTTCTCACTGCTGCCACACATCTCGCGGCCGGTCCCCAAACATTGTGATTTTCCATCCATGTGGAAAATAGACGACCCTTCCCC from Panthera leo isolate Ple1 chromosome E1, P.leo_Ple1_pat1.1, whole genome shotgun sequence carries:
- the TMEM104 gene encoding transmembrane protein 104 isoform X2, which produces MAGEITETGELYSPYVGLVYMFNLIVGTGALTMPKAFATAGWLVSLVLLVFLGFMSFVTTTFVIEAMAAANAQLHWKRMENHQEEEEEDSSTASDSDVLVQDNYERAEKRPILSVQRRGSLNLFEITDRVEMGQMASMFFNKVGVNLFYFCIIIYLYGDLAIYAAAVPFSLMQVTCATGNESCGVEADTKHNDTDPCWGPLRRVDAYRIYLAVFTLLLGPFTFFDVQKTKYLQILTSLMRWVAFAIMIVLALVRIGNGHREGHPPLADFSGIRNLFGVCVYSFMCQHSLPSLVTPVSSKRHLTRLVFLDYVLILAFYGLLCFTAIFCFRGDSLMDMYTLNFARCDVVSLAAVRFFLGLFPVFTISTNFPIIAVTLRNNWKTLFHRDGGTYPWVVDRVVFPTITLLPPVLVAFCTHDLESLVGITGAYAGTGIQYVIPAFLVYHSRKDTQLALGYGTINKHRSPFRHAFWVGFVLLWAFSCFFFVTANIVLSETKV
- the TMEM104 gene encoding transmembrane protein 104 isoform X1, whose translation is MAGEITETGELYSPYVGLVYMFNLIVGTGALTMPKAFATAGWLVSLVLLVFLGFMSFVTTTFVIEAMAAANAQLHWKRMENHQEEEEEDSSTASDSDVLVQDNYERAEKRPILSVQRRGSLNLFEITDRVEMGQMASMFFNKVGVNLFYFCIIIYLYGDLAIYAAAVPFSLMQVTCSATGNESCGVEADTKHNDTDPCWGPLRRVDAYRIYLAVFTLLLGPFTFFDVQKTKYLQILTSLMRWVAFAIMIVLALVRIGNGHREGHPPLADFSGIRNLFGVCVYSFMCQHSLPSLVTPVSSKRHLTRLVFLDYVLILAFYGLLCFTAIFCFRGDSLMDMYTLNFARCDVVSLAAVRFFLGLFPVFTISTNFPIIAVTLRNNWKTLFHRDGGTYPWVVDRVVFPTITLLPPVLVAFCTHDLESLVGITGAYAGTGIQYVIPAFLVYHSRKDTQLALGYGTINKHRSPFRHAFWVGFVLLWAFSCFFFVTANIVLSETKV
- the TMEM104 gene encoding transmembrane protein 104 isoform X3, coding for MAAANAQLHWKRMENHQEEEEEDSSTASDSDVLVQDNYERAEKRPILSVQRRGSLNLFEITDRVEMGQMASMFFNKVGVNLFYFCIIIYLYGDLAIYAAAVPFSLMQVTCSATGNESCGVEADTKHNDTDPCWGPLRRVDAYRIYLAVFTLLLGPFTFFDVQKTKYLQILTSLMRWVAFAIMIVLALVRIGNGHREGHPPLADFSGIRNLFGVCVYSFMCQHSLPSLVTPVSSKRHLTRLVFLDYVLILAFYGLLCFTAIFCFRGDSLMDMYTLNFARCDVVSLAAVRFFLGLFPVFTISTNFPIIAVTLRNNWKTLFHRDGGTYPWVVDRVVFPTITLLPPVLVAFCTHDLESLVGITGAYAGTGIQYVIPAFLVYHSRKDTQLALGYGTINKHRSPFRHAFWVGFVLLWAFSCFFFVTANIVLSETKV